A region from the Brassica napus cultivar Da-Ae chromosome C8, Da-Ae, whole genome shotgun sequence genome encodes:
- the LOC125591864 gene encoding uncharacterized protein LOC125591864 produces the protein MGCGTRGIRCDFFTTHNYKVTGPGRFVSDFSPTLLPALEQEVLLRSETKKEGEWVLHVDGSNNIRGAGVGIVLTSPTGNTASRASIRNFKVTNNESEYKAEIAELTLAHQMGAENIQVFGDSQRIINQVQGEYQAKDDSMIQYLAVAHRLIKKFKSYKLTQIPREQNSQADALANLGSALETNSQMSIPLLVLQQPATLEEPKSEEVSAIKEGETWMTPLVRYLENDVLPEDRKEARKIKKQAARYYIFKEKLYRRSFSGLYLRCVTPREAARILVELHERDCGSHSSGRSLVLWGRRAGYYWPTMAADANRHSGEIPYGAGQKVFLLVVTEYFFKWVEAEALSRITDLQIRKFLCTNVITRFEVPHEIVTDNGPQFTSHNFKEFCKDRGIKLTFTTPQQPQSNGQAESTNKTVVNMLKKRLEGSHEKWAEELHRVLCAYRTTPKTATHETLYSLVYGSEVIIPTEMHVRTTVSGSTSREENDELMTLSLDLLDEKREAAQLRNWSYQQDVARTYNKKVRTRTFQQGDWVLRRAEKTTGKLTPGWEGPYKVIGVRRVGSHMLQDGKGNTGYTCKSTVKYREKKCKSLGAPHNLCLSRRGKQQSLALGS, from the exons ATGGGCTGTGGAACTAGGGGAATACGATGTGATTTTTTTACTACCCATAACTATAAAGTCACAGGTCCTGGCAGATTTGTGTCCGACTTCTCCCCTACCTTGCTCCCAGCTCTGGAGCAAGAAGTGCTCCTACGAAGCGAAACAAAGAAAGAGGGAGAATGGGTCCTGCATGTCGATGGATCCAACAACATCAGAGGAGCCGGGGTAGGAATAGTGCTTACCTCGCCGACAGGGAACACGGCCTCAAGGGCCTCAATTCGCAACTTCAAAGTGACCAACAACGAAAGCGAGTACAAGGCCGAAATTGCAGAGCTAACACTCGCCCATCAAATGGGGGCAGAAAACATCCAGGTCTTCGGTGACTCCCAGCGGATAATCAACCAAGTGCAGGGAGAGTACCAAGCAAAGGACGATAGCATGATCCAGTATCTGGCGGTCGCCCATCGACTCATCAAGAAATTCAAGAGTTACAAGCTCACTCAAATCCCCAGGGAGCAGAACTCGCAAGCCGATGCCCTGGCTAATCTAGGGTCTGCCCTCGAAACGAACAGCCAGATGAGCATACCCTTGCTTGTGCTTCAACAGCCAGCCACCCTGGAAGAACCCAAATCCGAAGAGGTCTCTGCTATCAAAGAGGGCGAAACCTGGATGACCCCCCTAGTCCGGTACCTAGAGAATGACGTTCTCCCGGAAGATCGCAAGGAGGCCAGAAAAATTAAGAAGCAAGCCGCAAGATATTATATCTTCAAGGAGAAGCTATACCGGAGATCCTTCTCAGGCCTGTACTTGAGATGTGTTACACCTCGAGAAGCCGCTAGAATCCTTGTAGAACTACATGAACGAGATTGTGGATCCCACTCTAGCGGCAGGAGCCTGGTGCTCTGGGGCAGAAGGGCAGGCTACTATTGGCCCACGATGGCCGCAGACGCCAACCG ACATAGTGGGGAAATTCCCTATGGCGCCGGGCAGAAGGTCTTCCTTCTGGTAGTCACTGAGTACTTCTTCAAATGGGTCGAAGCAGAAGCACTCAGCCGGATAACAGACCTCCAGATTCGCAAATTCCTGTGCACAAACGTAATCACTCGCTTCGAGGTCCCCCATGAGATCGTCACCGACAATGGACCCCAGTTCACGAGCcacaacttcaaggagttctgcAAGGACCGGGGCATAAAGCTTACCTTCACCACACCCCAACAACCCCAGTCTAACGGACAAGCCGAATCCACGAACAAGACCGTAGTCAACATGCTTAAAAAGCGACTGGAGGGTTCTCACGAGAAGTGGGCTGAAGAACTGCACAGAGTTCTCTGTGCCTACAGGACCACTCCCAAGACAGCGACGCATGAAACTCTTTACTCGCTAGTCTACGGCTCTGAGGTAATAATACCCACGGAGATGCATGTGAGAACAACAGTCTCAGGCTCTACCTCTCGAGAAGAGAATGATGAGCTGATGACGCTGAGCCTCGACCTACTCGACGAAAAGAGAGAGGCCGCTCAGCTAAGAAACTGGTCCTACCAGCAAGACGTCGCCAGGACATACAACAAGAAAGTCAGAACCAGGACCTTCCAGCAAGGGGATTGGGTTCTACGACGAGCAGAAAAAACGACAGGGAAGCTCACCCCCGgatgggaaggaccctataaggtAATCGGGGTGCGGAGAGTAGGATCCCACATGCTACAAGATGGCAAAG